A region of Nitrososphaerota archaeon DNA encodes the following proteins:
- the hisG gene encoding ATP phosphoribosyltransferase produces MTKVRFAIPKGSLEAGTYKILERAGYEISGSERTYKPTINDPNISVKILRPQEIPILVSEGIIDIGITGEDWILETEANVEILLKLGYGKVDIALIVPKFWNKINSLSDLIMNFYNEGKNIRISTEYLNIASKFISENKTYKKIFGKEKPTIITPWWKKGNNKNVTILLSFGATEAKPPEDADAIIDAVETGITIEKNNLKIIEKIMESQAVLIASKNSLKNNEKREKIYDVLTLLKGVVEGKQKLHIFVNVKEENLPILLKNLPALKSPTISKLSIKGWYAVNTVIDKSLFIEILPKIRKIAQGLVIHEPKQVLSLDEIYEKKE; encoded by the coding sequence TTGACTAAAGTAAGGTTTGCAATACCTAAAGGCTCTCTTGAAGCTGGAACTTATAAAATTCTTGAAAGAGCAGGATATGAAATATCTGGAAGTGAAAGAACTTATAAACCTACTATTAATGATCCGAATATTTCAGTAAAAATACTTAGACCGCAAGAAATACCAATACTTGTTTCTGAAGGAATTATAGATATTGGCATAACTGGTGAAGATTGGATTCTTGAAACTGAAGCAAATGTTGAAATTTTATTAAAATTAGGATATGGAAAAGTTGATATTGCATTAATTGTTCCTAAATTTTGGAATAAAATAAATTCTCTATCAGATTTAATAATGAATTTTTATAATGAAGGAAAAAATATTAGAATTTCAACAGAATATCTTAATATAGCTTCAAAATTCATTTCAGAAAATAAAACTTATAAAAAAATTTTTGGAAAAGAAAAACCTACAATAATAACTCCTTGGTGGAAGAAAGGAAATAATAAAAATGTGACTATTTTATTATCTTTTGGAGCAACTGAAGCTAAGCCTCCTGAAGATGCTGATGCAATAATTGATGCTGTTGAAACAGGAATTACGATTGAAAAAAATAATTTAAAGATTATTGAAAAAATAATGGAATCTCAAGCAGTATTAATAGCTAGTAAAAATTCTCTTAAAAATAATGAAAAAAGAGAGAAAATTTATGATGTATTAACACTTCTTAAAGGTGTAGTTGAAGGAAAACAGAAATTACATATATTTGTGAATGTTAAAGAAGAAAATTTACCTATTTTATTAAAAAACTTGCCTGCACTTAAAAGTCCAACAATATCGAAACTTTCTATTAAAGGATGGTATGCTGTTAATACTGTTATAGATAAATCATTATTTATTGAAATTCTCCCAAAAATAAGGAAAATAGCTCAAGGACTTGTTATACATGAACCAAAACAAGTTCTTTCATTAGATGAAATATATGAAAAGAAAGAGTGA
- a CDS encoding AbrB family transcriptional regulator, which translates to MRKMRIYKLVQLDSRGRVIIPLNIREAIGLREGMSLMAIADIEQRQVRLIPIADPEAKLAEFQIEISDAPGSLAKIASILAECGVDLISSESRTLRRGELAEWHAIADISKCKINIEKIKERIIKEKIVKNVKIQKFS; encoded by the coding sequence ATGAGAAAAATGAGAATATACAAATTAGTTCAATTAGATTCAAGAGGAAGAGTAATAATACCTTTAAACATACGTGAAGCAATTGGTTTAAGAGAAGGGATGAGCTTAATGGCTATAGCTGATATTGAGCAAAGACAAGTAAGATTAATTCCAATAGCAGATCCAGAAGCTAAATTAGCTGAATTTCAAATAGAAATATCAGATGCTCCTGGTTCTCTTGCAAAAATTGCATCTATATTGGCAGAATGTGGAGTTGATTTAATCTCTTCAGAATCTAGAACATTAAGAAGAGGAGAATTAGCTGAATGGCATGCTATAGCAGATATATCAAAATGTAAAATTAATATAGAAAAAATTAAAGAAAGGATAATAAAAGAAAAAATTGTAAAAAATGTGAAAATACAGAAGTTTTCTTAA
- a CDS encoding MBL fold metallo-hydrolase, translating into MNIFYNHGLIIKNNEYKIAFDLKKTNNYKYDYIFVSHAHSDHIQAIKKNKCYMTEETRRLAETYVGWIWNYNKIKFGEKIKINDKVRIKIFDAGHILGSAQFLLETPEETILYTGDINVYDTIISRSAEIIEADKLIIDSTYGNEKYIFPNRQLIYAEIINWIKEIINNGAIPAFNVYPVGKSQEIISLINECMNVPVIVSKHVFEASKIYGNFLKKIDCINISSKEGKEILNDGEAVLVSEKILNPNINRKIFWAKATGWALKYKFKKYNAAFPLSSHSDYEGLIYYIENVKPKKIYTIYGYSNHFSRILNKLGYFAKSIY; encoded by the coding sequence TTGAATATCTTTTATAATCATGGTTTAATCATTAAAAATAATGAATATAAAATAGCTTTTGATTTAAAGAAGACAAATAATTATAAATATGATTATATTTTTGTAAGTCATGCTCATAGTGATCATATTCAAGCAATTAAGAAAAATAAATGTTACATGACAGAAGAAACACGTAGATTAGCTGAAACTTATGTTGGATGGATATGGAATTATAATAAAATAAAATTTGGAGAAAAAATAAAAATAAACGATAAAGTAAGAATTAAAATATTTGATGCAGGACATATTTTAGGTTCTGCTCAATTCCTTTTAGAAACACCTGAAGAAACAATCTTATATACAGGAGATATAAATGTTTATGATACAATTATAAGTAGAAGTGCTGAAATAATTGAAGCAGATAAATTGATAATAGATTCTACTTATGGAAATGAAAAATATATTTTTCCAAATAGACAGCTTATATATGCTGAAATAATCAATTGGATTAAAGAAATTATTAATAATGGAGCAATACCTGCTTTTAATGTTTATCCTGTTGGAAAATCTCAAGAAATAATTTCTTTAATAAATGAATGTATGAATGTGCCTGTAATAGTTAGTAAACATGTTTTTGAAGCTTCAAAAATATATGGAAATTTTCTTAAAAAAATTGATTGTATAAATATTTCTTCTAAAGAAGGAAAAGAAATATTAAACGATGGAGAAGCAGTTCTTGTAAGTGAGAAAATACTCAATCCCAATATTAATAGAAAAATTTTTTGGGCAAAAGCAACAGGATGGGCTTTAAAATATAAATTTAAAAAATATAATGCTGCTTTTCCATTAAGTAGCCATTCAGATTATGAAGGATTAATATACTATATAGAGAATGTTAAACCTAAGAAAATATATACAATTTACGGCTATAGTAATCATTTTTCACGTATTTTAAATAAGTTAGGATATTTTGCTAAATCAATTTATTAA